The window CCAAAGCCAACTGTCGGAAGTGGTTCGACGCCGAAAGCACCAACTAAGCCATCGTAGCGACCGCCACCAAACATTGAACGCGGATTATCGGGGTTGTTATCAAAGGCTTCAAAAACATTGCCCGTATAGTAGTCAAAGCCACGCATAATACAGACATCAAATAGAGCGTTTGTAACCCCAGCTAACTCGAGCAAGTCCAACAATTCGGCTAATTCTTGGTAGCCGTCGGATTGCTTAAGCTCCTCTGGCAATCCAGCCAACTCTTGGATACTCAGCAGATCCCAAAGCCGTCGATCTAAGCCTTGGCTAAGTTGCTGATCATCAAGGCAATCCCGAATACCAGACAAAAAATCTTCCTCAGTCAACTTGGCTTTTGCATCGATTAATCTAGAGATCTTAGGCAATTGATTGTCTTCGAATCCCAAGAAACCTTTCAGTGCAGAGTCCATGAGCTTGCGGTTATTTAACCGAAATCTAAACATCGAATCGTTGGCACCTAAAGTTCGCAATATATCGCGGACAACTAAAATTAGTTCTTGCTCGGCGGCTACATTTTCGACTCCAAAGATATCAACATTTAGCTGCCAGTGTTCACGTAAGCGCCCTTTTTGCGGGCGTTCGTAACGAAACAGATTGGGTTTGCTCCACCAACGCAGCGGATAGACAAGTTCTTGGCGACGTGCAGCGACCATCCGACTAACCGTCGGTGTCATTTCTGGCCGCAGGGCAACTTGGCGCTCACCCCGATCGCTAAAGCTGTACATCTGATCGTCGACAATCTCTTGATTGGTTTGGTTCTTTAACCGAAACAGTTCGAGTGGCTCGAGTATTGAAGCGTCGTACTCTTCGTACCCATAGCGCTCGGCTACGCTTTGCCAAGCCGCAAATAAATAGTTCTGAATTTGTTTATCTGCTGGGTAGAAGTCACGGACACCTTTGTAGCTTTGGGTAGAAATTTTAGTCATATCTAATCATTCTCCTTATTTATGCGTACTTGTGCAAGTTTAACAGCTTGAGCTACAGCTTGACGAGCACTTTTTACTGCCCTGAATCTATATCTCTTTCTTGCATCTAGATACTTTCCAGACAGATTGGCTGACCATCCTGGAAATTGATCTATTACTACAACTGGGATACCTGCTTGATATGCCACACATATTTCGTTTAACGTACCAGAACCACCAGCTATTGCGATTATCGAATCGCAAGACAAACTCTGTACCATCTCCCGCCCCCCTCCACGTACTAAGCCCGTTGCTATCACTACACTCGCAGACTCAGGTTTAAATATTTCCAAGCCTATATCATATGTGACACCAATGGTTAAACCGTTATTCTTTCTGGCAGATAGCGCTGCCTCCGTGGAAAGCGAAAGCGAATCTTTTTCTGCTCCAAACACTAAAGTACAATTGGTGTATGCAAGGTTTTTACCAATACTTCTTGCTATTTGAATTGATCGTTGGCTGTAGTTAAGATCACTGCAAGACCCTATTACTCCAATTTGCAAATTTCTCATATACATCTCCATTAAATTTTTAATGTTATTTATAAACAAAAAGCCGGGTGCTAGCCCCGGAATGATGAGTTATTCAGATATTAGAAACTACCTACCACTTACGAGGCTAACAACCGGCTGAATATGTAGATGTAGTTTGATCACTATCTTCTTATTATAGCATGCTTTGCCTAGTAATGTCAAGCTTATGCTTGCTCTTTATGGGTTTTGATGGTTAAATCTTGGCAACTTTGGAGGCAAAAGTCTCTGGAGAAGTACATCCTGTCCTAAATCAGACCTAGCTCCCGAGGAGGAGTCATGTTCGATCGTTTTACGCAAGAAGCCAAGAATGCGGTAATTCTGGCGCAAGAAGAAGCCCGCCTGCATGGCCACACTTATCTTGGCACCGAGCATCTGCTACTGGGGATTCTGCACCAGAACAACAGCATGGCCGTTACAGCCCTCGAGTGTCTTGGGCTAACATTGGAGCCTGTCCGCCAGCAAGCGCTCGAGATTCTCGGTGTTGGTAGCACATCCCCAAACGTGCTTCCGTTTACGCCGCGGGCAAGGAAGGTGCTCGAGCTGGCCTACCGTGAGTCGGAACAACTTGGTTCGAATTATATTGGCCCTGAGCACTTGTTGCTCGGCATTCTGCGCGAAGGAGAAGGCATCGCTTGCCAGACGATTGTGGCGCTCGGCGTCGATCTCGAACATGTCGAGCGCACTGTGATGGGTTCGATCGAAGCTGCGGATGCCGACACCAAACTCGTTGACGCTGTAAGTAGAACGGTCTATCAGATGTTCCATCGGCACGTCGCAAAGATTGCCAACGCACCACGACTGGAGGTCGTACCGGTAGTAGTCGTCATCGAGCCAGGTGAGCAGTCGTCGCATAGCGCGACCATCTTGCCGGTTGAACCCGACGTCGAGCAAGTTCTCTTGGCAGCGCTCGAACGCAGTGACAAAGCCTGCATCACGCTCGCCGATCTCCGCATGGTTCTCGGTAATTAACGACTAGACGACAGGATGTAAATCTAGACGCTTCTCGAGGCACCACCAAGCCTTTCGAGACCGTCATAACCCGCTGAGGAAACTCAGCGGGTCTGTCATTTTAGGCAGATCTCTAAGTGCCAAGTAACTTACATCCATTTCATGTCTTTGTTGCAGACTACATATTGTGTTATAGTATAGGTAACTTTGGAGGCAAAAGTCTCTAGAGAAGTACATCCTGTCAAAATAGACACCTAGCTCCCGAGGAGGAGTCATGTTCGAACGTTTTACCGACCGAGCTCGTCGTGCTGTCGTTGACGCTCAAGAAGAGGCACGACTGCTCAACCACTCGTACATCGGCACCGAACACCTGCTGATTGGGCTGACATACAACTCATATGCGGATGAAGGTGGTCTTTCTCAGCAAATCATGGCAGCCCTCGGGGCCGACGTTGAGACACTGAGGGAACAAGCACGCGAAGTATTCGTAAACGACACCCAAGTTAGGGCTGGCTCGCATATCCCGTTTACACCGCGGGCCAAGAAGGTGCTCGAACTGTCGCTCCGCGATGCCCTCCAGCTTGGGCACAACTACATCGGCACCGAACACTTGCTGTTGGCGTTGGCGCGTGAAGGCGGTGGCGGAGCTGCCAAAATCATGGAGAACCTTGGCATCGACTTCAGGTACGGCTTCATCAAACAAGTTGTCATTTACATGTTGAACCAAAAAACCAGCGCTCGGGTGGCGGTTGCTCATGCTGTGAGCGAGAAGATGCAACCAACGCTCACGCCTAGCCAAGCCGCCGAGGTCGACGCAATGGTCGACCGGCTCATGCCCCAGCTCGTCGCTCAGACTGTTGCCGGACAAGAATCAGTGACAAGTGATGGCAAGCTCGCACGTCTGGTGCTGACGACAATCCAAGACAGCCGTCCTGGAATGATTCGAGTCGAGCCGGCAGTGCTGGAACTGGTGTTAAGAGCTGTCGAACTCAACCCGAATACAGCCAGCGTTACGACTGGCCAACTGATGGCGATTCTTCAGTCGCCGGAGGCACCGGGGCTGCAGAAATAGACAGGATGTAAATCTAGACGCTTCTCGAGGCACCACCAAGCCTTTCGAGACCGTCATAACCCGCTGAGGAAACTCAGCGGGTCTGTCATTTCAGGCAGATTTTGTTTGTTAGCTGTGAACGTAGACTAAGCCTAACTCCAGACGGCTCAAGACGGAGGCTGTGACTGCTTGTGTATGATTACGCTCGCTTAATCTACCAAGCCTAGCTAGATAGGCATATTCAAGCGAATAAATGTCTAGCTCGCTCCTAAGTGCCGATTGGGCTACAATTCTTAGCAGTCGAAGGCCGGCACGTAGTGTCGAGTGCGAGTCGTATCTCTCGTTAAAGTACATCAAGTCGGCGATAACTTTAGACACATCGATGTATTCGGGATGTTTTGGCTCGATACGTGTCGAAACCCAGTAATCCTCGACAAGCTGGCGAAGCGTGGTCGTGTCGAAAATCTTAGGGTATGTGCTTGGCATAGCGTCTGTAGCCGACTCATCACTGACCATCTCTGTCTCTACTTCGTCGACTATAGGTGGTGTTGGAAAATTAAGACCAGAATCAAGAATTAGTGCCAAGCCGTTATACACCAAGTCTGGAACAGCTTCTAAAGCGACACGCTCGCGAGCCTCTTCTTGAGCAGCCAGGTTGTTGGCATGGCCTAAAGCCTCGTCGTAGGCCGCAAACTTGCCGACTATTTTACCTAGATGGGTGGCAATGTGTACTCTCGGACTATGTGTTTCGGCGTCACGTAAATCGTTTACTCCCAAAAATGCTTTTTGAATTCTGGCCAGTTCGACCATTGTGTACTCACCTCGAAATGACTGTAGTCTTATCATGCAAAAATTATAGGCATAAATAAAACCGACCACAAGCACAAGGGTTATGGTCGGCTAAAATTCTTTTTTTGTTTATTACATATCGAAATCGCTAATGTCTGGTATCTGATAATCGTCTAGTCCAAAGCCTGACATTAGGTCTATATATAGCTCACTAAATGGTTTAGCATTGCTTGGGGCATCGATATTAACTTGTTTATCTAGGTCGATGTCGAGGGTTAACGTATCTGTGCCTTTGTTGTCGGCAATTTCGACTCGCTTTAGTTTGCTGCCATCTAGGTAGAAATACAAACTGCTATCATCCGAACCATCTTGGTTGGTTAGACTATTTGTATCGAGCTCTTGCCCAGTACAGTCCGACAGAGCCTTGACTACTGGCATATTGGCGACAATATCGTTCAAAAAGGCCTCGGCAGTTGCGTCGTCGGCTGGTTCTAGTTTGTATTTTGGATATTCGGTGCCATTGACATCGCCTTTGCCATCCGCCGTTACAACAAACAGCGGATTTTTATCGTAGGCGTTCTTAAAGGCCTCACGATCGGCTTGAGCTTGGTCGGATGTAAGTAGAGTCGACACGTCGCACTTAGAGGTGTTTTCGCCGAGCAAACTACCAGCTTGATCTAGGTCGATCTGATACCAATTGCCTTCTAGGCCATCAAGACTGATCGACTCACCCAAGAATGATGTAGCTAGTGACGATAAGCCGGAAGCGTCTTCGAGACTAATATATGTTTTACCATCTACTGCTCTAGCTACTGCCTTGATCACGAATCCATCTGCACCAAAGCTTAGGCTCACTTCAGCAGCCGAGGCTTGTAAGTTGAAGTCACCAGTCACGGTCACCGACGTATCGGCAGCTTTTAGGTTAGCAGTGATCTCCATCTGATCGGCATCAACTAGGTCATAAAGGGCTGTCTTGACCTTGTTCTCGGGCTTGTTTGGAACAAGCACCATGTAATAGGCTGCAGCTACGCCACCTAGTAGAAACACCAACACTGTCGCCAAAATAACGAATAATTTTTTCTTGCCACCTTTGCTTGTCGGCTCGACCGGTGCGGGCATAGAAGTCGATGTATCTTCTGTTTTAGGTTGCGCGACATCTGTATGTGGCGATGTATCGCTAGTTGCTTGATTTGTATCTGGAGCCGTAGTTTGCGGCTCTGGTGTATTTGGATCCATATTCCCCTCACTATTTATACCTTAAATATATCATAAGCTCTTTTTAGCAAAATGCCTATAGCTTGTTATAATGCTGTTACAGATATTGACACTTCGTCACCGTTGTGTCATTATATATGTTGTTTTTTACCAAATTATCGGTCGAAAAACAGCACATTGACAGCGTACGAATAATTCTTACTTCTTGCTAAGTATGCCCACGAACAACCCTGTTCATGTGCAGATCGGCAAGATCTAAGAAAGGAATGCCGACATGACTCACCAAAAGAATTCTGAATCCCGCGCACTATACGCGCTCATGGTGGTCCTCTTGGTCTGCGTACTCATCTTGGGGCTTATTTCCGCCTTCGGCAGTCCTTGGAGTCAAGCTCAGCCAGCTGACGACTATACGTCGTCCGAGTTGTACTCGTTGCAGGTTCAGCAGATCGCCGATCTCAAACAGCAGGTCGAAGACATGCAGCAGCAGATCTCCGAACTCCAGACCGAGCTCGATAGTACGGCGGTGGGCGTCTTCGACACGCCACCCAGTGACACAGTGGTCACCGCAACCACTATCGACCTCGACGCGGCTTCGCGCGAGGCATGCATCCACTACCGTGATGATCCGTTCTTTTTGGCCGACTTTTCCGAGGGCTTCGTCTTCGGAGGCGCCGAGTGCACCCCTGGCCACTTCTGGGGCGTGCTTTGGCCGGCCAACGACACCTATGTCATCACCACGCCCGAAGGGCTTAACTTCGACGATGGGTTTGCCAGTGTCGGGTTCGACGACAACTGGTACGGCATACCC of the Candidatus Nomurabacteria bacterium genome contains:
- a CDS encoding histidine--tRNA ligase, yielding MTKISTQSYKGVRDFYPADKQIQNYLFAAWQSVAERYGYEEYDASILEPLELFRLKNQTNQEIVDDQMYSFSDRGERQVALRPEMTPTVSRMVAARRQELVYPLRWWSKPNLFRYERPQKGRLREHWQLNVDIFGVENVAAEQELILVVRDILRTLGANDSMFRFRLNNRKLMDSALKGFLGFEDNQLPKISRLIDAKAKLTEEDFLSGIRDCLDDQQLSQGLDRRLWDLLSIQELAGLPEELKQSDGYQELAELLDLLELAGVTNALFDVCIMRGFDYYTGNVFEAFDNNPDNPRSMFGGGRYDGLVGAFGVEPLPTVGFGMGDVTLREFLSGNNLLPAFQPVTQVYVALVGDTYRHALPIAQKLREQAVNVAIDFSGRKLAKQLEAASKKGINWVLFIGDAELESGQLKLKNMQTGEEICNDVDHLIDSIKNR